In a single window of the Burkholderiales bacterium genome:
- the tnpB gene encoding IS66 family insertion sequence element accessory protein TnpB — MFFPEGTVRVHVYGQPVDMRKSFDGLYALTRHALGLDPLSGALFVFINRRGSQVKVLYWDRSGFCIWGKRLERGCFVSDWSQMKSCEIDWTQFKLMLEGFVVTRQRLRYNVARITREAA; from the coding sequence ATGTTCTTCCCCGAGGGCACGGTGCGCGTGCACGTCTACGGGCAGCCCGTGGATATGCGCAAATCGTTCGACGGACTGTACGCGCTGACCCGTCACGCGCTGGGACTCGATCCACTGTCGGGCGCCCTGTTCGTGTTCATCAACCGGCGCGGTTCTCAGGTCAAGGTGCTGTACTGGGACCGCAGTGGATTTTGCATCTGGGGCAAGCGTCTGGAGCGTGGTTGCTTCGTGTCGGACTGGTCGCAGATGAAGAGTTGCGAGATCGACTGGACGCAGTTCAAGCTGATGCTCGAAGGCTTCGTTGTAACGCGACAACGACTGCGCTACAACGTGGCGAGAATCACGCGCGAGGCCGCATGA